In a single window of the Terriglobus roseus genome:
- a CDS encoding superoxide dismutase family protein: MRKQWIATLCLIGGCTVAMAAPKKALTVPMKDSKGAEVGEIEITEKAKTVTLNVMLHGLPAGQHGIHVHAGGSCTAPDFTDAGGHLNPDSKKHGFKNPMGHHAGDFPSSITIMDDGHGSFKLTSTDVTLKPGEPNSIYGKAIVVHESADDEMTDPAGASGKRIACGVVPASM, encoded by the coding sequence ATGCGCAAGCAGTGGATTGCAACTCTTTGTCTGATCGGCGGCTGCACCGTCGCGATGGCAGCACCGAAGAAGGCCCTGACCGTTCCCATGAAGGATTCCAAGGGCGCGGAGGTTGGCGAGATTGAGATTACGGAGAAAGCCAAGACCGTAACGCTGAACGTCATGCTGCACGGCCTGCCTGCCGGCCAGCACGGCATCCACGTTCACGCGGGTGGATCCTGTACGGCTCCGGACTTCACGGATGCCGGTGGCCATCTGAACCCGGATTCCAAGAAGCATGGCTTCAAAAATCCCATGGGTCATCACGCCGGCGACTTTCCGAGCAGCATCACCATCATGGATGACGGCCACGGCTCCTTCAAGCTGACCAGCACCGACGTCACGCTGAAGCCGGGCGAACCGAACTCCATTTATGGCAAGGCGATCGTGGTCCACGAGTCTGCCGACGATGAAATGACTGATCCCGCAGGTGCTTCTGGCAAGCGCATCGCTTGTGGTGTTGTACCCGCATCGATGTAA
- a CDS encoding phytoene desaturase family protein codes for MKHAIIVGSGPNGLSAGVALARAGVRVTVLEAAETIGGAVRTEVLTLPGFLHDAGAAVFPLGVASPFLRTLPLQEHGLQWIEPDVPLAHPLPDGDCVGQMHDLNETAALLGTDGDAWRSLMAPLVKAWPGLVSDGLAPLLHVPAHPFLMARFGLTALQSATRAASTHFKTERVRTMFAGLAGHSNVPLHFSASAAPALVLAAAAHATGWPIARGGAQSITDALASLLRSMGGVVHTGSPVETLRDLPKHDAVLLDITSRQFLRIAGDSLSAKQREPYQHVRLSPGVFKLDWALSAPIPWRADLARRAGTVHLGASFDEIASSEVSAWEGHECDRPYVLLSQPSLFDCTRAPAGRHTAWAYCHVPHGSAADYTARIEAQVELVAPGFGATILARHTRAAPAMESWNANLSGGDISGGAMTLSQMFRRPTLPPYGTPVQGVYLCSSATPPGGGVHGMCGWFAAAAAAKHMGISLPSLPR; via the coding sequence ATGAAGCACGCCATCATCGTCGGCAGCGGGCCAAATGGACTGAGCGCAGGAGTCGCACTGGCGCGTGCCGGCGTGCGTGTCACGGTGCTTGAGGCAGCAGAGACCATTGGCGGCGCCGTTCGCACCGAGGTGCTGACGCTGCCCGGCTTTCTGCATGATGCCGGAGCAGCCGTCTTCCCTCTTGGCGTCGCCTCTCCCTTTCTACGAACGCTGCCGCTCCAGGAGCATGGCTTGCAGTGGATCGAACCGGACGTGCCGCTGGCGCACCCGCTACCGGACGGCGATTGCGTAGGACAGATGCATGATCTCAATGAGACTGCGGCGCTGTTGGGAACGGATGGCGATGCCTGGCGTTCGCTAATGGCTCCATTGGTCAAGGCATGGCCCGGCCTGGTGAGCGATGGCCTCGCGCCGCTGCTCCATGTGCCCGCGCATCCATTTCTGATGGCTCGCTTCGGATTGACGGCGCTGCAGTCGGCGACTCGAGCGGCAAGCACCCACTTCAAGACGGAACGCGTACGAACGATGTTCGCGGGTCTTGCCGGACACTCGAATGTGCCGCTGCATTTTTCTGCGAGCGCTGCGCCGGCACTGGTGTTGGCAGCCGCAGCCCACGCGACAGGATGGCCCATCGCGCGCGGCGGAGCGCAATCTATTACCGACGCCCTCGCATCGTTACTGCGTTCCATGGGCGGCGTCGTCCACACTGGCAGCCCCGTCGAGACGCTGCGCGACCTGCCGAAGCATGACGCAGTACTACTCGACATCACGTCGCGACAGTTTCTACGGATAGCTGGCGACAGCCTGTCAGCGAAGCAGCGCGAACCTTATCAGCATGTGCGATTGAGTCCCGGAGTCTTCAAGTTGGATTGGGCGCTCTCCGCGCCGATCCCCTGGCGTGCGGATCTTGCTCGACGTGCTGGAACGGTACATCTCGGGGCCAGCTTCGATGAGATCGCGTCCTCGGAGGTTAGCGCGTGGGAGGGCCATGAATGCGATCGTCCGTATGTGCTGCTCTCCCAGCCAAGCCTGTTCGACTGTACGCGCGCACCTGCCGGCAGGCACACCGCATGGGCCTATTGCCATGTTCCCCACGGCAGCGCGGCAGATTACACCGCACGCATCGAAGCCCAGGTCGAGCTGGTTGCGCCGGGCTTCGGCGCCACGATCCTCGCGCGTCACACGCGAGCGGCTCCGGCCATGGAGTCCTGGAACGCGAACCTTAGCGGCGGTGACATCAGCGGGGGTGCCATGACGCTGTCGCAGATGTTTCGCCGTCCCACGCTGCCGCCGTATGGCACCCCCGTTCAGGGCGTATACCTTTGTTCCTCTGCAACACCCCCTGGCGGTGGCGTCCACGGCATGTGCGGATGGTTCGCAGCCGCAGCCGCGGCAAAGCACATGGGAATCTCACTGCCTTCCCTGCCACGATGA
- a CDS encoding ABC transporter ATP-binding protein, whose amino-acid sequence MRFAGASNLSQTDAATFLSLQHVSIARGNATVLHDVSLSIRRGERVAILGPNGCGKSTLIKTMTCEIYPLITPGMHIEIFGRARWDLTELRRRLGVVTCEPPSKSALHTTSFDAVLTGFFSSATLWPNLIVTDAMRETAAIALKQVGAEAFADRPLGQLSAGQQKRVLIARALVGSGPVASERMLLLDEPSNALDLAAQAELRQTMRHLAQDGTGIILVTHHIADIVPEIDRVLFMRDGRIVGDGSRTDMLTEERLFDLFGVRVNLAERDGFLHAW is encoded by the coding sequence ATGCGATTCGCCGGAGCAAGCAACTTGTCTCAAACCGATGCAGCGACCTTCCTGTCGCTCCAGCATGTCTCCATCGCACGCGGCAACGCCACTGTGCTGCACGACGTCAGCCTCTCCATCCGCCGCGGCGAACGCGTCGCTATCCTTGGTCCGAATGGCTGCGGCAAGTCGACACTCATCAAGACGATGACATGCGAAATCTATCCGCTGATCACGCCCGGTATGCACATCGAGATCTTCGGCCGTGCCCGCTGGGATTTAACCGAGCTGCGCCGAAGACTTGGCGTCGTCACTTGCGAGCCCCCCAGCAAGAGCGCGCTCCACACCACGTCTTTCGATGCGGTCCTCACAGGCTTCTTCTCATCCGCCACGTTGTGGCCCAACCTCATCGTCACAGATGCCATGCGGGAGACTGCCGCAATCGCTCTGAAGCAGGTCGGCGCCGAGGCTTTCGCTGATCGACCGCTCGGTCAACTTTCCGCGGGACAGCAGAAGCGAGTCCTCATCGCACGTGCTCTCGTTGGTAGCGGTCCCGTCGCCAGCGAACGCATGTTGCTGCTTGACGAGCCATCCAACGCACTCGACCTGGCCGCGCAGGCGGAGTTGCGCCAGACGATGCGGCACCTGGCACAGGATGGGACTGGCATCATCCTGGTCACACATCACATCGCAGACATCGTCCCCGAGATCGATCGTGTCCTGTTCATGCGTGACGGCCGCATCGTCGGCGACGGCTCACGCACAGACATGCTGACCGAAGAGAGACTCTTTGATCTCTTTGGCGTGCGCGTGAACCTTGCAGAACGCGATGGCTTTCTTCACGCCTGGTAA
- a CDS encoding GNAT family N-acetyltransferase — translation MPSSSVRKARLQDAANIFELVNSLSGDGTLLRRQYAEICENVRDFHVAESEAGIFLGCGALHLYGPHLAEVRSIVMKPEAKGQGAGGLLIKALLDEAEEHGIQTVCLFTRIPDFFFRYGFRTTMDRTALPDKIYKDCQKCPRLHACDEVAMLRGPVPRVAVLGPAKINQPELVPLQIAFTGADH, via the coding sequence ATGCCCTCCTCTAGCGTCCGTAAGGCGCGGCTGCAGGATGCCGCGAACATCTTTGAACTCGTCAACTCGCTCTCCGGCGACGGCACACTGCTGCGCCGTCAGTACGCCGAGATCTGCGAGAACGTGCGTGACTTTCACGTCGCTGAGAGTGAGGCCGGCATCTTCCTCGGCTGCGGGGCGCTGCATCTGTATGGTCCGCACCTGGCTGAGGTTCGTTCGATCGTGATGAAGCCGGAAGCAAAGGGACAGGGCGCGGGTGGCCTGCTGATCAAGGCACTGCTCGATGAGGCCGAGGAGCATGGCATCCAGACGGTCTGTCTGTTCACGCGCATCCCGGACTTCTTCTTCCGCTACGGTTTCCGGACAACGATGGACCGCACGGCGCTGCCGGACAAGATCTACAAGGACTGCCAGAAGTGCCCGAGGCTGCATGCATGTGACGAAGTCGCGATGCTGCGCGGACCGGTCCCGCGTGTTGCCGTACTCGGACCTGCGAAGATCAATCAGCCGGAGCTGGTACCGCTGCAGATTGCTTTTACCGGCGCGGACCACTAA
- the argH gene encoding argininosuccinate lyase, with protein MSNEPTKMWSGRFREPLNKAFERWQRSFPFDWRLIPQEVAASTAHAKTIAAAAILTPGELTQIVDGLRAIGDDFAAGKLNTASDVPEDVHHFLELELQKRVGTVALKLHTGRSRNEQIATDLRLYARDAIDRAIQDLTSWAAALLDLANTTGEHAMPSYTHLQRAEPVLVSHWLMAYFEMAMRDISRFQDARARMNFCPLGSGPIAGATLALDRTIAARELGFTAPTPNSMDATSDRDFALEFAQVAATIGLHLSRFAEEITLHATAEFGFVDLPEAFSTGSSAMPQKKNPDLTELVRGKSGRLLGAATTFATILKGLPLAYNKDMQETQEATFEVAETLAGMLPLIAPFTAALRFRFDRMEAAAQSGYLNAMAAATYLVYKGVPFRTAHEKIGNAVRFGLDTGRELDELSVAELKQFGDEFGDDFHAAITLKATLDCHDVIGGTAVHRVQEALAQARARVAALQEAPAEAVSLEKVEHALL; from the coding sequence ATGTCGAACGAACCCACCAAGATGTGGTCCGGCCGCTTTCGCGAGCCGTTGAACAAGGCCTTCGAGCGGTGGCAGCGGTCGTTTCCGTTTGACTGGCGCCTGATTCCTCAAGAGGTCGCTGCAAGCACCGCGCATGCCAAGACCATCGCGGCTGCGGCAATTCTTACACCGGGGGAACTCACGCAGATCGTCGACGGACTGCGTGCGATTGGTGACGACTTCGCAGCAGGAAAGCTGAACACCGCTTCTGATGTGCCAGAAGATGTGCACCACTTCCTTGAGCTTGAACTTCAGAAGCGTGTTGGCACAGTAGCGCTGAAGCTGCATACCGGCCGCTCGCGCAATGAGCAGATCGCGACCGATCTTCGGCTGTATGCGCGGGATGCGATCGACCGTGCCATTCAGGATCTGACGTCGTGGGCCGCTGCGTTGCTGGACCTTGCGAACACCACGGGCGAGCACGCGATGCCGAGCTACACGCATCTGCAGCGAGCGGAACCGGTACTCGTTTCGCATTGGTTGATGGCGTACTTCGAGATGGCGATGCGCGACATCTCGCGCTTCCAGGATGCTCGCGCGCGCATGAACTTCTGTCCGCTTGGCTCTGGTCCAATCGCGGGCGCAACTCTTGCGCTGGATCGCACGATTGCTGCTCGTGAGCTTGGGTTTACCGCGCCGACGCCGAATAGCATGGATGCCACGAGCGATCGCGACTTCGCGCTGGAGTTTGCGCAGGTGGCCGCGACCATCGGCCTGCATCTGTCCCGCTTTGCGGAAGAGATCACGCTGCACGCCACGGCTGAGTTCGGCTTTGTCGATCTGCCAGAAGCCTTCAGTACCGGTTCGTCCGCCATGCCGCAGAAGAAGAACCCCGACCTCACGGAGCTTGTTCGTGGCAAGAGCGGACGCCTACTGGGTGCAGCGACGACGTTTGCCACCATCCTGAAGGGCTTACCGCTGGCTTACAACAAGGACATGCAGGAGACCCAGGAAGCGACGTTTGAAGTGGCCGAAACGCTTGCCGGTATGCTGCCGCTGATAGCGCCGTTCACTGCGGCCCTGCGCTTCCGTTTCGATCGCATGGAGGCGGCTGCGCAGTCGGGCTACCTGAACGCCATGGCCGCTGCGACCTACCTGGTGTACAAGGGTGTTCCCTTCCGGACGGCGCACGAGAAGATCGGGAATGCGGTTCGCTTCGGCCTGGATACCGGGCGCGAACTGGATGAGCTTTCCGTCGCAGAGCTGAAACAGTTCGGCGATGAGTTCGGTGACGACTTCCATGCGGCCATTACGCTGAAGGCGACGCTGGATTGCCACGATGTCATCGGTGGCACCGCCGTCCATCGTGTGCAAGAGGCGCTGGCTCAGGCACGCGCTCGTGTAGCCGCACTTCAGGAAGCGCCAGCCGAAGCGGTATCCTTGGAGAAGGTCGAACATGCCCTCCTCTAG
- the argG gene encoding argininosuccinate synthase: MSVILETLPTGQKVGIAFSGGLDTSAALHWMKQKGAVPYAYTANLGQPDETDYDAIPRKALEYGAEAARLIDCRAQLVREGIAALQAGAFHITTAGVTYFNTTPIGRAVTGTMLVTAMKEDDVNIWGDGSTYKGNDIERFYRYGLLVNPNLKVYKPWLDAAFIDELGGRKEMSEFLIRSGFDYKMSTEKAYSTDSNILGATHEAKDLEYLNSSMKIVSPIMGKAFWRDDVVIKAEEVTVRFEEGVPVSLNGTEYSDPVELMLEANRIGGRHGLGMSDQIENRIIEAKSRGIYEAPGLTLLFIAYERLITGIHNEDTIEQYRENGRKLGRLLYQGRWFDPQALMLREASQRWVARPVTGEVTLELRRGNDYSVLNTESPNLTFAAERLSMEKTESNFSPRDRIGQLTMRNLDITDTRAKLQTYAASGLINLSKGSEMPQLKGSE; the protein is encoded by the coding sequence ATGTCCGTCATCCTCGAAACGCTTCCCACTGGCCAGAAGGTCGGCATCGCCTTCTCCGGCGGCCTGGACACGTCAGCCGCACTCCACTGGATGAAGCAGAAGGGCGCCGTCCCATACGCCTACACCGCCAACCTCGGCCAGCCCGATGAGACCGACTATGACGCGATTCCCCGGAAGGCGCTGGAGTACGGCGCAGAGGCGGCTCGCCTGATCGATTGCCGCGCGCAGCTTGTACGCGAAGGCATCGCAGCGCTGCAGGCAGGTGCGTTCCATATCACCACGGCAGGCGTAACGTACTTCAACACCACGCCCATCGGACGTGCTGTAACCGGCACAATGCTTGTGACGGCGATGAAAGAGGATGACGTCAATATCTGGGGTGACGGCTCGACCTACAAGGGCAACGACATTGAGCGTTTCTATCGCTACGGCCTGCTGGTGAATCCGAACCTGAAGGTCTACAAGCCATGGCTGGATGCTGCGTTCATTGACGAGCTCGGCGGCCGCAAGGAGATGTCGGAGTTCCTCATCCGCTCGGGCTTCGACTACAAAATGTCGACCGAGAAGGCTTACTCGACGGATTCGAACATCCTGGGCGCAACGCATGAGGCCAAGGATCTTGAATACCTGAATAGCTCCATGAAGATCGTCTCGCCCATCATGGGTAAGGCCTTCTGGCGCGACGATGTGGTCATCAAGGCGGAAGAAGTGACGGTCCGCTTTGAAGAAGGCGTTCCCGTTTCACTGAATGGAACGGAGTACAGCGACCCCGTCGAATTGATGTTGGAAGCGAATCGCATCGGCGGCCGTCATGGCCTTGGTATGAGCGACCAGATTGAGAACCGCATCATCGAGGCGAAGAGTCGCGGCATCTATGAGGCTCCTGGCCTCACGCTGTTGTTCATCGCGTATGAGCGCCTGATCACCGGCATTCACAACGAAGACACCATCGAGCAGTACCGCGAGAACGGTCGCAAGCTGGGCCGACTGCTGTACCAGGGCCGCTGGTTCGATCCGCAGGCGCTGATGCTTCGCGAAGCGTCGCAGCGCTGGGTTGCGCGTCCCGTCACGGGCGAGGTGACACTGGAACTGCGCCGTGGCAACGACTACTCCGTTCTGAATACGGAGAGTCCGAACCTGACCTTCGCCGCAGAACGCCTCTCGATGGAGAAGACCGAGTCGAATTTCTCGCCGCGCGATCGCATCGGCCAGCTGACCATGCGCAATCTCGACATCACGGACACACGCGCCAAGTTGCAGACGTACGCGGCATCGGGTTTGATCAATCTAAGTAAGGGCTCCGAGATGCCACAGCTCAAAGGTTCGGAATAG
- the argF gene encoding ornithine carbamoyltransferase translates to MDSKTVVMSPSGTDLLDMPKPKIALGIQSDAVFTEAAKTLRGRDLCSMSDLTVHELAALMELAHAVKAHPEDFRHALEAKQMVMIFEKASLRTRLTFEAAINTLGGNALFVDQTASPLGERESLADVAHNLERWMNVIVLRTYAHDTVTEIAEISKVPVINALSDYEHPCQAITDFLTIEERFGSAEGIKFTYVGDGNNVCHSLMLCGALLGAHITIATPKGYEPKLDIIHKTMAIAEETGSTLTLTHDAVKAVEGADAIYTDAWISMGQENETMRRTPIFKPYQVNESLMSHAASHAVFMHCLPAHRGQEVTDAVMDGEQSVVFDQAENRLHAQKALLLMLLGGAKRIPRDRGVNGKRRRTLA, encoded by the coding sequence ATGGATAGCAAGACTGTTGTGATGAGTCCGAGCGGCACAGATCTGCTCGACATGCCGAAGCCGAAGATCGCACTTGGTATTCAGTCGGACGCTGTATTCACGGAAGCGGCCAAGACGCTTCGCGGACGCGATCTCTGTTCCATGAGCGACCTCACGGTTCATGAACTGGCAGCGCTGATGGAGCTGGCACACGCGGTCAAGGCGCATCCGGAAGACTTCCGCCATGCGCTGGAAGCCAAGCAGATGGTCATGATCTTCGAGAAGGCATCGCTGCGCACGCGCCTGACCTTTGAAGCTGCGATCAATACCCTGGGCGGCAATGCGCTCTTCGTCGATCAGACAGCTTCACCGCTTGGCGAGCGTGAGTCCCTCGCAGATGTGGCGCATAATCTCGAGCGCTGGATGAACGTGATCGTGCTGCGGACTTATGCGCACGATACCGTGACGGAGATCGCCGAGATCAGCAAGGTGCCAGTGATCAACGCACTGAGTGACTATGAGCATCCCTGCCAGGCCATCACCGACTTCCTCACCATCGAGGAGCGTTTCGGATCGGCCGAGGGCATCAAGTTCACTTATGTCGGGGACGGCAACAACGTCTGCCACTCGCTCATGCTGTGCGGCGCCCTGCTGGGTGCGCACATCACCATTGCAACGCCGAAGGGTTATGAGCCGAAGCTGGACATTATCCACAAGACCATGGCGATTGCAGAAGAGACGGGCAGCACGCTGACCCTAACGCACGACGCCGTGAAGGCTGTAGAAGGCGCGGACGCGATCTACACGGACGCCTGGATCTCCATGGGCCAGGAGAACGAGACGATGCGGCGCACGCCCATCTTCAAGCCCTATCAGGTCAATGAGTCGCTGATGTCGCATGCGGCCAGCCACGCTGTCTTCATGCACTGCCTGCCCGCGCATCGCGGACAGGAGGTGACGGATGCGGTCATGGATGGCGAGCAGTCGGTGGTCTTCGACCAGGCGGAGAATCGCCTGCACGCACAGAAGGCATTGTTGCTGATGCTGCTGGGTGGAGCGAAGCGGATCCCGCGCGATCGCGGCGTGAACGGCAAGCGCCGTCGCACGCTCGCCTAA
- a CDS encoding aspartate aminotransferase family protein, whose product MKIENIKQDETTIGGGADMKLVATQAAEQKLLLQTYDRHPILLTRGEGVHLFDDAGNKYLDLLSGIGVSALGYGHAAITRAMTAQAATLLHTSNLFYHDGTATLAVKLTELTGMDRVFFCNSGTEAWEAALKLARAHAGLLRAEGKTIGTRFIAMEHSFHGRTMGSVATTHKLKYREPFAPVMPDVIFVPFNEVDALRAAFTDDVCAIALECLQGEGGIHPVSQEFLAAARELCDSTGALLLCDEIQSGMGRTGKWMSYQHYGIQPDVTTLAKPLAGGLPMGAMLCTEEAARAITPGMHGTTFGGGPLVCAVAIAVIDEINRANLLAHVSELGSYFVEELRGLAKEHDSIVEVRGTGFMIGVEIQSAELAKELADRMMFERHIILNRTSETVLRFLPPFLITKEHVDETIAALGSLLQEASAAQTVLAGEQVHG is encoded by the coding sequence ATGAAGATCGAGAACATAAAACAGGACGAAACAACCATTGGAGGCGGAGCGGACATGAAGCTTGTCGCAACCCAGGCTGCGGAGCAGAAGCTGCTGTTGCAAACCTATGATCGCCACCCGATTCTGCTTACGCGCGGCGAAGGTGTGCACCTGTTTGACGATGCGGGCAACAAGTATCTTGACCTGCTCAGCGGTATCGGCGTCTCGGCGCTCGGTTATGGTCACGCCGCAATCACCAGGGCCATGACGGCGCAGGCTGCAACGCTGCTGCACACGTCGAACCTCTTCTACCACGATGGCACTGCAACGCTTGCTGTAAAGCTGACGGAACTGACCGGCATGGATCGCGTCTTCTTCTGCAACAGCGGTACCGAAGCATGGGAGGCCGCGCTGAAGCTGGCACGCGCCCATGCGGGCCTTCTGCGCGCTGAGGGTAAAACCATCGGCACCCGCTTTATAGCTATGGAGCACAGCTTCCACGGCCGCACCATGGGTTCGGTCGCGACCACACACAAGCTGAAGTATCGCGAGCCCTTTGCGCCCGTGATGCCGGATGTGATCTTCGTTCCGTTCAACGAAGTTGATGCACTTCGCGCTGCCTTCACAGACGATGTGTGCGCCATTGCATTGGAGTGCCTGCAGGGCGAAGGTGGCATTCATCCCGTCTCGCAGGAGTTCCTGGCAGCCGCCCGTGAACTCTGCGACTCCACCGGTGCCCTGCTCCTCTGCGACGAGATCCAGAGCGGCATGGGACGCACTGGCAAGTGGATGTCGTACCAGCACTACGGTATCCAGCCAGATGTGACGACGCTGGCGAAGCCCCTGGCGGGCGGTCTGCCGATGGGAGCAATGCTCTGTACCGAGGAAGCCGCGCGCGCCATCACTCCAGGCATGCACGGCACCACGTTTGGCGGCGGACCGCTGGTCTGCGCCGTTGCCATCGCCGTCATCGACGAGATCAACCGCGCCAACCTGCTTGCTCACGTGAGCGAACTGGGCTCGTACTTCGTCGAAGAATTGCGTGGTCTGGCGAAGGAGCACGACTCCATCGTCGAGGTCCGTGGAACGGGCTTCATGATCGGTGTCGAGATTCAGTCGGCGGAGTTGGCGAAGGAGTTGGCGGATCGCATGATGTTCGAGCGCCACATCATTCTGAACCGTACCAGTGAAACGGTTCTGCGCTTTCTGCCGCCCTTCCTGATCACGAAAGAGCACGTCGACGAAACCATTGCTGCTCTGGGCAGCCTTCTGCAGGAAGCAAGCGCGGCGCAGACCGTCCTTGCCGGAGAACAAGTACATGGATAG
- the argB gene encoding acetylglutamate kinase, which produces MKYVVKLGGAALEKPELLHAIGKAIADLVADGHQVAIVHGGGVQLTKTLKAMGKVSEFISGLRVTDAETRDAALMVLAGRVNKSLVASLGQQGQAAVGICGGDGHVFRARKKKTTPDLGFVGEIAATDPRWLDAIWKMGAVPVISSMALGFDSEYYNINADEMAAATAIATKADALVFLTDVPGVKGADGQVMRWLTLKEIPQLEKQAVISGGMLPKLNACRDALLSGVKRVRILPAESATVLPDLISSRVNDGTEVMVA; this is translated from the coding sequence TTGAAGTATGTCGTGAAGCTCGGGGGTGCCGCGCTGGAAAAGCCGGAACTGCTGCACGCCATTGGCAAGGCCATCGCAGACCTGGTTGCGGATGGTCATCAGGTAGCCATCGTCCATGGCGGCGGTGTGCAGTTGACGAAGACGTTGAAGGCGATGGGCAAGGTGAGCGAGTTCATCAGTGGTCTGCGCGTGACCGATGCAGAGACGCGCGATGCCGCGCTGATGGTGCTGGCAGGTCGCGTGAATAAGTCTCTGGTGGCATCGCTTGGACAGCAGGGACAGGCGGCCGTCGGCATCTGCGGCGGTGATGGACACGTTTTCCGCGCGCGTAAGAAGAAGACCACGCCCGACCTCGGGTTTGTGGGTGAGATTGCCGCGACCGATCCGCGCTGGCTGGACGCCATCTGGAAGATGGGTGCGGTCCCGGTCATCAGTTCCATGGCGCTTGGCTTTGACAGTGAGTACTACAACATCAACGCAGACGAGATGGCAGCCGCGACGGCAATCGCAACGAAGGCCGATGCACTTGTCTTCCTGACGGACGTCCCCGGCGTCAAGGGTGCGGACGGCCAGGTGATGCGATGGCTGACCCTGAAGGAGATTCCGCAGCTCGAAAAGCAGGCTGTGATCAGCGGCGGTATGTTGCCGAAATTAAATGCCTGCCGCGATGCCCTGCTGTCCGGCGTGAAGCGTGTGCGCATCTTACCAGCAGAGTCTGCAACGGTATTACCCGACCTGATCAGTTCACGGGTCAACGACGGAACGGAGGTCATGGTCGCATGA
- the argC gene encoding N-acetyl-gamma-glutamyl-phosphate reductase produces the protein MSHFAVASEPLATLAKLPKPHARTAVAGVTGYAGAELARLLLNHPRLNETQPVFLGRMGAEPDGTTIYDLHPQIAKNDGKPAPPVVPFAWETLRKNGTEILFLALPHEQSREYVPHALAAGLRVIDLSGAWRLHNPANATVYKLTDADPALAEAIQNRAVFGCPELHRDEIAGADLVANPGCYSTSIILALAPLVRAGVVDVEHGIICDSKSGVSGAGKAPSAKTHYMYAADNLSAYAVFGHRHTGELLEQLGLTSDQIQFTPHLLPVPRGILSTIYVRLRSKTDAVTVEQTLRNFYTGSPMVRVHRSGDLPQIQNVVRTSFCDIGFELAPDGKRLVLVSCLDNLLKGASGQAVQNMNVMCGWKESEGLL, from the coding sequence GTGAGCCACTTTGCCGTGGCGAGTGAGCCGTTGGCGACCCTCGCAAAACTACCGAAGCCCCACGCACGGACGGCTGTTGCCGGGGTGACAGGCTATGCCGGCGCGGAACTTGCGCGCCTGTTGTTGAATCATCCGCGTTTGAACGAGACGCAGCCGGTCTTCCTCGGCCGCATGGGCGCTGAACCGGATGGCACGACCATCTATGACCTGCATCCGCAGATCGCGAAGAACGATGGCAAGCCCGCGCCGCCGGTGGTTCCTTTCGCGTGGGAAACTTTGCGCAAAAATGGCACAGAGATTCTCTTTCTCGCATTGCCGCACGAGCAGTCGCGGGAGTATGTCCCGCATGCGCTTGCTGCGGGCCTGCGTGTAATCGACCTGTCGGGTGCATGGAGACTGCATAATCCCGCGAATGCGACCGTCTACAAGCTCACAGATGCTGACCCTGCACTCGCCGAAGCCATCCAGAACCGGGCGGTGTTCGGCTGCCCCGAGCTTCACCGGGACGAGATTGCGGGAGCCGACCTGGTCGCAAATCCAGGGTGCTACTCCACCTCCATCATCCTCGCGCTGGCGCCACTGGTCCGAGCCGGTGTGGTTGACGTGGAGCACGGCATCATCTGCGACTCGAAGAGCGGTGTCAGCGGCGCGGGTAAGGCGCCGTCGGCGAAGACGCACTACATGTATGCGGCGGATAATCTCTCGGCCTATGCGGTCTTCGGGCACCGGCACACGGGCGAACTGCTGGAGCAGCTTGGACTTACGAGCGACCAGATCCAGTTCACGCCGCACCTGCTGCCCGTTCCCCGCGGCATTCTTTCGACGATCTATGTCCGCCTGCGCAGCAAGACTGATGCGGTGACCGTCGAACAGACGTTGCGCAATTTCTATACCGGCAGCCCCATGGTGCGTGTGCACCGATCTGGCGATCTGCCGCAGATACAGAATGTCGTGCGAACCAGCTTCTGCGATATCGGATTTGAGCTGGCGCCGGACGGCAAGCGATTGGTACTGGTTTCGTGCCTCGACAACCTCCTTAAGGGTGCTTCGGGCCAGGCGGTACAGAACATGAACGTGATGTGTGGTTGGAAAGAATCGGAGGGACTCCTTTGA